The following proteins are co-located in the Calliphora vicina chromosome 2, idCalVici1.1, whole genome shotgun sequence genome:
- the LOC135950724 gene encoding uncharacterized protein LOC135950724: MPRESKDYSNQRENKASASRKTENVNNQPSTSQNCQVQANFSSNNEYILLRTALVHIEHMGELFTIRALIDPGSQRTFLSERVRNLLKLPYQKSQVEIVGIGGQVQSANKECNITLFAKRPNFKFTVNAIILPKLTKRIPSISFELPNSTQLSSLDLADPNFNHSSQIDLILGNDSEHFINIDGIRKNICGQASAYNTIFGWVLSGPIQNNTVHTFNTTVIPSENSSLNDMLRKFWEQEELSSEPLISDDDQYCENFYKQTTTRDENGRYIVRLPFKKEFPTSKFLGSSRVLALVQYSRINQTLSKTPELQKEYNNVLDEYLSLDHMEPTTYWEIMSDNKYFSFYLPHHAVVRPEHKTTKVRVVFNASRRTKSNYSLNDVLYTGPILQADLMSVILNWRIYKYVFSGDIQKMYRQILVHPDDRKFQRIIYQKDNNNPIKDYQLKTVTFGVNCAPFLAIRTLHQLAKDSEENYPKAAEILRHETYVDDILSGGHTLEEATESQSQLLQTLKSAGFILKKITANDHLLLTHIPSEDLYDSDLLRFHETSSTKTLGIKWNALTDSFSYTFSPITHAQGITKRKILSGIATIFDPAGWITPIVIRAKMLMQQLWLEGLQWDDNVSSEILDKWNKLITDLSHIDKINIPRWLQYTPKDIIQIHGFADASKGAYCAAVYLRCQSSSQVVFSNLIVAKSKVAPIQTICLPRLELCGAVLLAKLVKYVTNSMKFGQCDIHLWTDSLIVIGWLSKPPWSWETYVANRTSQIHSSLPNATWRHVRTHDNPADLGTRGCKPIDLSNNLLWWQGPPWLIKPPSEWPKQTPLHTPEIDKKVQCLQISVQNNDILNAFSSYHKALRILSYIFRFFHNSLNKFRSQFSHTQIDLTQKEVNFVKIRLITLAQRNHYQAEFKDISNSLPISNKSSLKTLNPILDTKGILRVNGRLSNSSLTYNERYPIILPGNSRFCQLYLEHLHSFLAHGECNQICRMVQTEYYISRLKSRVKKIIRHCKTCIIYKQKPCTQIMAPLPPDRCNLSIPFQTTGIDFAGPFELKSSTLRNAALVKGYVSVFVCFSTKAIHLEVCSDLSTAAFRAAFSRFVGRRGLPFRIYSDNGRNFVGASRQLKREFDAFINTASTDIAQKYVTHGLEWIFIPPHAPHMGGLWEAAVKSFKFHLKRVAGAYKFNFEEFATILTQIEGILNSRPISAMSEDPTDLSALTPGHFLRGAPITKTSSKKPSSIHT; encoded by the exons ATGCCCAGAGAATCGAAAGATTATTCAAATCAGAGGGAAAATAAGGCATCAGCTAGTAGGAAAACTGAAAATGTAAATAATCAACCTTCGACATCTCAAAATTGCCAAGTTCAAGCAAATTTCTCTTCAAATAACGAGTACATATTATTACGTACTGCTTTAGTACATATAGAGCATATGGGTGAATTATTCACTATAAGAGCTCTAATAGACCCTGGTTCCCAGCGAACATTTTTATCTGAGAGAGTTAGGAACTTACTTAAACTACCCTATCAAAAGTCTCAAGTCGAAATTGTTGGAATAGGCGGTCAAGTCCAATCTGCAAATAAGGAATGCAACATTACTTTGTTTGCTAAACGTCCCAATTTTAAGTTTACCGTTAATGCTATTATTCTTCCAAAACTAACCAAACGAATTCCTTCAATTTCTTTCGAATTGCCTAACTCTACACAACTTTCTAGTCTTGATCTCGCAGATCCCAATTTTAATCATTCGTCTCAAATAGATCTTATTCTGGGAAATGACTCAGAACACTTTATAAATATTGATGGAATCAGAAAGAACATATGTGGTCAAGCGTCAGCTTATAATACTATCTTTGGATGGGTTCTCAGTGGTCCTATTCAAAATAACACAGTACATACATTCAATACAACTGTTATTCCTTCAGAAAACTCGTCCCTGAATGATATGTTAAGAAAATTTTGGGAACAAGAGGAGTTATCATCGGAACCATTAATCTCAGACGATGATCAGTATTGTGAAAACTTTTACAAACAGACAACTACAAGAGATGAAAATGGAAGATATATTGTAAGGCTTccatttaaaaaagaatttccaaCCTCCAAATTTCTCGGCTCATCTCGAGTTTTAGCTCTTGTTCAATACTCTCGTATAAATCAAACGCTATCTAAAACCCCTGAACTCCAAAAAGAGTACAATAATGTTCttgatgaatatttgtcacttGACCATATGGAACCAACTACTTACTGGGAAATCATGTcagataataaatatttctctttttatttaCCACACCACGCTGTAGTTCGCCCGGAACATAAAACTACAAAAGTAAGAGTGGTTTTTAATGCATCTCGCAGAACCAAATCGAATTATTCACTGAACGATGTATTGTACACTGGTCCCATATTACAGGCTGATTTAATGAGTGTAATTCTCAATTGGCGAATCTACAAATATGTCTTTAGCGGTGATATACAGAAAATGTATCGCCAGATATTAGTTCATCCTGATGATAGAAAGTTTCAACGCATAATATATCAAAAAGATAACAATAACCCAATTAAAGATTATCAGCTTAAAACCGTAACTTTCGGAGTCAATTGTGCCCCTTTTCTTGCAATTCGTACCCTGCATCAACTTGCTAAAGACTCTGAAGAAAACTACCCTAAAGCTGCTGAAATATTGCGTCATGAGACATATGTAGATGACATATTATCCGGAGGACACACATTGGAAGAGGCTACAGAATCACAATCCCAACTATTACAAACTCTTAAATCTGCTGGTTTTATACTGAAGAAGATAACAGCAAACGATCATTTATTACTGACTCATATTCCGAGTGAAGATTTATACGATTCTGATTTACTTAGATTTCATGAAACTAGCTCCACTAAAACATTAGGCATTAAATGGAATGCTCTAACCGACTCTTTCAGCTACACATTCTCACCCATAACACACGCTCAAGGCATCACTAAACGGAAAATATTGTCTGGCATAGCGACCATCTTTGACCCAGCAGGTTGGATAACGCCCATAGTAATACGAGCTAAAATGTTGATGCAGCAGTTGTGGCTAGAAGGTCTACAGTGGGATGATAATGTCAGCTCTGAGATTTTAGACAAATGGAACAAACTCATAACAGATCTTTCTCAcattgataaaataaacataccCAGATGGCTACAATATACTCCAAAAGATATCATTCAAATACACGGTTTTGCAGATGCCTCAAAAGGAGCATATTGCGCTGCAGTTTATTTAAGATGTCAATCGTCGTCTCAAGTCGTATTTTCCAATTTGATTGTAGCTAAAAGTAAAGTGGCTCCTATACAAACAATATGTCTACCTAGATTGGAACTCTGTGGGGCTGTTTTGTTAGCTAAATTGGTAAAATATGttacaaactcaatgaaattCGGTCAATGTGATATACATTTGTGGACAGACTCATTAATTGTTATAGGATGGCTATCTAAACCCCCATGGTCTTGGGAAACTTATGTCGCCAATAGAACATCCCAAATTCATAGCTCTCTACCCAATGCAACTTGGCGTCACGTTCGTACACATGATAACCCAGCAGATCTCGGTACTCGTGGCTGCAAACCCATTGATCTCTCAAACAATCTCTTGTGGTGGCAAGGACCCCCTTGGTTAATAAAACCACCATCAGAATGGCCAAAACAAACCCCATTACACACTCCAGAAATCGATAAAAAAGTTCAATGTCTACAAATTTCTGTCCAAAACAATGatattttaaatgcattttcTTCATATCACAAAGCTCTGAGAATTTTATCATATATATTTCGATTTTTCCATAATAGTCTCAACAAATTTAGGTCCCAATTTTCTCACACTCAAATTGATCTCACCCAAAAGGaagttaattttgtaaaaattagattaatAACATTAGCTCAAAGAAATCATTATCAGGCAGAATTTAAAGATATCTCTAACTCTCTGCCAATCTCTAATAAAAGCTCATTGAAAACTCTCAATCCTATTCTTGACACAAAAGGCATTTTACGAGTAAATGGCCGTCTCTCAAATTCATCGCTAACATATAACGAACGTTACCCAATTATATTACCAGGAAATTCGAGATTTTGTCAACTCTACCTAGAACACTTACATTCATTTCTCGCTCACGGTGAATGTAATCAAATATGTCGAATGGTGCAAACTGAATACTATATTTCAAGATTAAAGTCTCGTGTTAAGAAAATCATACGTCATTGCAAAACATGTATTATATACAAACAAAAGCCATGTACCCAAATAATGGCACCCTTACCACCAGATCGATGCAATCTCTCTATCCCATTCCAAACAACCGGCATAGACTTTGCTGGTCCATTTGAACTCAAAAGCTCAACACTCCGAAATGCTGCTTTAGTAAAAGGATATGTCAGCGTTTTTGTGTGCTTTAGCACAAAAGCCATTCATCTGGAGGTGTGTTCAGATTTGTCAACAGCAGCTTTCCGTGCAGCATTTTCGCGTTTTGTCGGTAGGCGGGGACTGCCCTTCAGGATATATTCCGATAATGGTCGAAATTTCGTCGGAGCTAGTCGTCAACTAAAACGTGAGTTCGATGCTTTCATAAATACCGCCTCAACAGATATTGCCCAGAAATATGTAACTCACGGACTCGAATGGATATTTATCCCTCCCCATGCTCCTCATATGGGTGGACTTTGGGAAGCAGCCGTAAAAAGTTTTAAGTTCCACTTAAAACGAGTGGCAGGagcatacaaatttaatttcgagGAATTCGCTACTATTTTGACTCAAATAGAAGGAATACTGAATTCTCGACCCATTTCAGCCATGTCAGAGGATCCTACTGACTTATCCGCCCTAACTCCTGGTCATTTTTTAAGAGGTGCTCCCATT ACCAAGACATCATCTAAGAAGCCGTCATCAATACACACGTAA